One segment of Macrotis lagotis isolate mMagLag1 chromosome 1, bilby.v1.9.chrom.fasta, whole genome shotgun sequence DNA contains the following:
- the ATP5MG gene encoding ATP synthase F(0) complex subunit g, mitochondrial, with the protein MAQLVRNAIEKAPALLSAAATYSKPRLVTFWHYAKVELVPPSPAEIPRAVESLKKIVSAAQTGSFKNLTVKEALLNSLVATEVCMWFYVGEIIGKGGIVGYNV; encoded by the exons ATGGCCCAGCTCGTCCGCAACGCCATCGAGAAGGCTCCGGCCCTGCTCAGCG ctgCTGCAACTTATTCGAAGCCTCGATTGGTCACATTTTGGCACTATGCCAAGGTTGAACTGGTTCCTCCAAGTCCTGCTGAGATCCCCAGAGCCGTTGAGAGCCTGAAAAAAATAGTCTCAGCAGCTCAAACTGGTAGCTTCAAAAATCTCACAGTTAAG gaAGCTCTGCTGAATAGTTTGGTGGCGACTGAGGTATGCATGTGGTTTTACGTTGGCGAGATCATAGGCAAGGGTGGCATCGTTGGATATAATGTTTGA